The Haloarchaeobius litoreus DNA window GGGCAGATCGCCGGTATCATGTTCGGCATCCCGATCGGCATCGTCAGCGCCATCAAGCAGGACACCATCACGGATCACCTCAGCCGGGTCGGTGCACTCTCCGGCATCAGCATCCCCATCTTCTGGAGTGGGCCGCTGGTGATCCTGCTGTTCTCGGTCTACCTGGGGTGGTTCCCGACGAGCGGGCGTCTCACGCAGCGGGCGTACGAAGGCGGTGCGCCCCAGTCGACAGGCGTCCTGCTCGTGGACTCCCTGCTCGAGGGGAACATCATCATGTTCATCGACGCCACCTGGCACCTGTTCCTCCCGGCGATGGTCATCGGCATCTACTCGATGGCACTCATCTCCCGGATGATGCGCTCCTCGATGCTGGAGGTCATCCGCCAGGACTACATCCGGACCGCACACGCGAAGGGACAGGGACGGAAGATCACGCTGCTGAAACACGGTCTCCGGAACGCTCTCATCCCCGTCGTCACCGTCATCGGCATCCAGTTCGGGAGCCTCCTCGGTGGGGCGGTGCTGACCGAGACCGTGTTCAACATCAGGGGTATCGGGATGTTGCTCGTCGACGCGATCACCGACGGCGACTACCCGATCATCCAGGGGACCGTCCTGCTGTTCGCGCTCGTGTTCACCATGGTGAATCTTATCGTCGACCTGACCTACTCCTACCTCGACCCGAGGATCGAACAATGAGTACTGAAACAGCCGCACCGAACCGCGACGAGCGGGGATTCGTCGACCGACTCCGTGCGTCGCCGTTCATCACCGAACTCCTGTCGAACCGGCTCGCGATATTCGGCCTGTCGCTGATACTGCTGATCACCGTCATGGGTGTCGGGACCCGACTGGCGGTGTTCTTCGGCGTCCTCGACTTCGGCCAGCTGCTCGATACGCAGTTCGCACAGGAGCAGTACTACCCGCCGTGTGGCGACCCGACGCTCACCGGCTGGCTCTCGTCGCTCGGCTCCTGTCAGCACTTCTTCGGGA harbors:
- a CDS encoding ABC transporter permease encodes the protein MISKRYVIKRLLLLVPVLFGVATLVFSILHLSPGNPATVVAGQQASAEEVRQVEERLGLTDPIWVQYGRFMLDTVQLDLGESWVIRKGEPVTSVLRWKFPITLELAVLGQIAGIMFGIPIGIVSAIKQDTITDHLSRVGALSGISIPIFWSGPLVILLFSVYLGWFPTSGRLTQRAYEGGAPQSTGVLLVDSLLEGNIIMFIDATWHLFLPAMVIGIYSMALISRMMRSSMLEVIRQDYIRTAHAKGQGRKITLLKHGLRNALIPVVTVIGIQFGSLLGGAVLTETVFNIRGIGMLLVDAITDGDYPIIQGTVLLFALVFTMVNLIVDLTYSYLDPRIEQ